The genomic DNA CCGGTCACTGACGGCCACCACCTTGATGGACAGGTGGGTGGACTGATGCGCTTCGAGGGCAGCGACCGACCCCACATTCCCGAATCCCTGGACGGCCACCTTCAAGGGGCGGTCCTCTAGCTTCAAGAGATTTTTGGCGAATACGCCATCGTTTTTCGTCAGGAAGCTTTTCTTATCCTTCATGAAATCGTGGAGGAGGTACTTGAGTGAGAAGAACACTCCCTTTCCGGTTGCTTCCCTCCTGCCGAGGGAGCCACCGTTCACGACGCTTTTGCCAGAGAAACTTCCCCTGTAGGGATGCCCGGGACGGATGCTCTTGTATTCCGCCATCATCCAGTCCATCTCCCGTTCCCCAGATCCCATGTCGGGCGCCGGGATGTCTTTGTCGGGACCGAGGACATCACTGAAGTATTGGACATACTTTTTGGAAATCAGATGAAGCTCCTTCTCGGAGTAGTCCCTCGGATCGAGGAGGATCCCCCCTTTCCCTCCGCCGAACGGCACGTCATGGAGGGCATTCTTCAAAGTCATGAGGGAAGCGAGGTTCTCCACTTCCTCCTCATTGACGGATTCATGGAAGCGGATCCCGCCTTTATAAGGACCGAGGGCATTGTTATGCTGTACCCGGAACGCCGGGATCCTTTCCACACGTCCATTTTCGAGGGCGATCCTCAAAAAGGACTTATGTATATGATTGGGGGTCGAAAGGATCGAAGTCAGCGAGCTGAACGCCTTCTTCCTCGATTCATCCTTCACCCCCGGTAAAAATGATTCAT from Rossellomorea marisflavi includes the following:
- a CDS encoding Glu/Leu/Phe/Val family dehydrogenase, with the translated sequence MISQTRKIVQKSLDALLEDESFLPGVKDESRKKAFSSLTSILSTPNHIHKSFLRIALENGRVERIPAFRVQHNNALGPYKGGIRFHESVNEEEVENLASLMTLKNALHDVPFGGGKGGILLDPRDYSEKELHLISKKYVQYFSDVLGPDKDIPAPDMGSGEREMDWMMAEYKSIRPGHPYRGSFSGKSVVNGGSLGRREATGKGVFFSLKYLLHDFMKDKKSFLTKNDGVFAKNLLKLEDRPLKVAVQGFGNVGSVAALEAHQSTHLSIKVVAVSDRNVMLYNEDGLDIPGLIEYAQKNRGDLPDTEVALGEAEVKAEVHDRDDVLYLELDALILAALEDQIHKDNVEKVKANIIVEGANAPIESEADASLNDRGVIVIPDILANAGGVIVSYFEWLQGRETQFYSEEEVFKMLYEKMTHTFDTVLPMFFGDPFSLRQNCYIHSVMKLSTVLYRQGKLY